The DNA segment CAAAAAGGCATTTTCCAAGTCTCGAACTGATCTTGCTCGATATGAGGCTGAGCTTAAAAAGATTTCGAAAGAGAGGGACAATCTTAAAACCCTCTATGTTAAGAAAGAGGTGGAGATCAGCGATCTTCGAGTTAAATTGGCACAAGCTGGCCAAGGACGAGCCGAGTATGTTGAGAAGGTAATATAGCCTTTGAGGGCATGTTATGAACTTGCTTGTTTTGGCATCTACTACCTTTAATTTCGCAGTTTTATCAGAAGGCCGACTCGGTGGCGCATCTTCAGGAGGAGCTTAAAATGAAAGAGGTTGAGACCTTGGGGTGGAGGCAAAGCATGCACAATCTCGCCTCTGAGAAAGAAACTCTTCTAGAAGAGCAGGCTTCCCTCGAATGTCAGTTTCAAAGTGTGAAGGAGGAAAGCCTATCTCGAGGCCGTGACATCGAAGAGCTTAAAGCTAAATCTGTTGCTGAGTTGGCTAAGAGGAGATCTGATGCTGAGGTAGTTATGTCTTCGTATCGAGCCGATGCTAAAGCGGCTAATGATCAAGCAAAGGAGATCTCTTCTACAACAGAAGTTAAGTTATCGAATGCACTTGATCATGCTAGGCGTCAATCTCGGAGGGCTACCCTCGAGGAGGTACACAATCGCGGCTTCGATTTCTCAGCTGATATTGAAAGGGCGAAGATTTTAGAAGAAGAGGCTGCCGCTCTTCTTTCTGATGAGAATGATTCAGCCAGTGGCTCCGAGAGTGGAGGGGACGAAGAGGAAATCCCCGAGGATGAGTCTCTCGAAGATGCGACTCCTGAAGATGCAACTGCCAAAGATGTGACTCCGAAGTAGTTTTAgctttccttattttgtttttgtGCAAATGTCCCTTGAGTAAATATCCATTGTAATCATCTTTTGGAAATACAAGAGGAACTTTTTATCTCACTTTCGATTTGTGTTGGATTTCATGTTGCCTATATTTATGGAATGCTTAGTTTAAATAACTTGAATGATATGTTCAAGAATTGGTTCTGGCTTGGGATATAATAAACCCTTAGATTTCTGTCGGTAGGTTCAATGATCCTCGAGCCAACTTTCAATTGACCCGATGTGATCTCGGAGTATCGTGACTCTTAAGCCTAGGTCGAGTGAGAACGGAATCTCGAGCTATAAGTGTTTGGCCCTTAAACGCTTCAAAGTTGGTCTTTGGGCTTTtaaattggcccttaggctctttagattggcccttaggctctttaaataGGGCCAATTCAGCCTCTATAATGGCTATATAATTTTTTCCTCATTTTGGCTAAAAAGCTTAGTGAATATTTTAGTTATGCTTTAGCATGTGCTTTTTGTACCCATTGTGTTTTTTGAAGGTTCGACATGTCTGGAGCTTGTTTGTGTATTGATAATCGAATACCTCCCGAGGTTTTTATTGAGAGTCAATGTTATCGAAGCCTTAAAATTATtcgagggctgaatttatcgaagcctGTTGAATTATTCGggggctgaatttatcgaagcccgtTATGTTTTGCTTTTgctgagggtagcctgatttaaccgttttttacaaagtgtttgaaggcctttaatttacaGCGAAAGTTGGATGTCTTCGAGCCACATcattttggccgtagcctttatatgaccgtagtATTTAGCATGGccgtagccttcgggtatgtcacttgtacttgtttcccgataactttCCGAACTTGTTTGAAAGTTAGTCTCCCGGGTATATTGGCGTTGGGCTTTGTCTCGAGGGGGTGCccctttgaggtcttataagtcCAAGTTTTGATGACTCGGATGTATTGACTATCGATGACAGTCCTCGAGTCTTCGGGGGTGCCTTTATGCTTTGGCTCTTGAGCCATTTCCCGTAGGATTGTAAGTGTAGAGCTCGTATAATAGTAaacttctttgagacacaaagtatTTTTGATATTAACAGAACGCTTCTTTAAATAATTGATACATGTGCACATGCTTTGCCGTAGGGGCTTGACTATCCTATATCGAcacggttcatctgaccgtttggcccattacagagttttcctatcgaggccctataaggcgtgaagtattttccttgaaaatataTCCTCCGAGGGTGATACcaccccagtgttcgaggtttaTTAAAAAGAAACCTTGGATACTACTaagttttccttaggtagcacgtagttgttgcctcgttaaaaaccttgccggtaaaacccatttgggacaaaatccgagccaagggaaaaagagtgcaacgtatgattttaaaacctaaggcctttATGCAGAAAAGGGGTGTCTTCGAGATCGCGCGCCTTTGAGAGCTTCCATCGTGCCGAGCTCGTAAGATCCTCTACCAATAACTCTGAAGTCTCGATACGGTCTTATCTTATTATCCGTGATCATAATATCTTCGAAACCTCGATATGTTCGGGGATGGTTTTGATACTCCGATTTGTCGCCATAAAGTCGAGAAGCTTGCCTGAACTAACTTTGATGGCACACTTCTCTGTGTTAAGCTTCGTGTTGTATTGCCTCAAAACGTTGGTTGTTTCCTACAAATGGATTAAAGGGTCCTCTGCGCACATGGACTTAACCAGTCATATCATTAATATGGGTTTTCGTTGTTTTACGTGGTTTGTTCTTCGATCATTCTATTATCTGGACGTTAGTATGCAGCTTCTTGGACCAAGGCCTTCCCTTTTGCTTCACTAATTTGAACCTAGGATCGATGCTCAACCTATGTGTGACGATTTTCGGCggaatccctgtcatatctaaacGGGGCCGAGCGATGCAATCCATATAATCAATAAGCAActaaatgagttttttcctaTGTTCGGGAGTTAATCCTGTTCCCAGGTGTACCTTTATTTTGATCGGTTGACTTGGTAGCGTCAGACTCCACAGAACAACGAAGGTTCGAGGAGCAAGGGAGTTCCCTTATTCACCTTCGATTACGTGTTACTCCACTTTCGTCACGGCTTGGAGCTGTAATTACTACTTGGCCGCCTGCTTACCTTTGGATCTCGATTTCTCCGAGGCCACGGATTCTGGTGTTGGAACCACTTCCTCAATTGCAAACATCGCTTTTGCAGCATGCTGTCTTGCTGAACCGTTTTCACCCCTTCCTCTGTCGGGAATTTTATCATCTAGTGGAGAGTTGAAGGCACTACCCTCATGTTGTGAATCCACGGTCTTCCGAGAAgcgcgttatacctcatgtcaccaTCGATGACATGGAACCTGGTGTCTTGTATGGTTCCGGCTATGTTTACTGGCAAGACAATCTCTCCCTTTGTTAttttgcttgccatgttgaagccattcagAACCCGAGACGCAGGTACAATCTGGTCTTGAAGGCCGAATtgttccacgaccctcgatctgattatgttcgCCGAGCTACccggatccactaaaacacgcttaacttgaactttatttaaaaggataaaaattacCAAGCCGTCGTTGTGAGGACGAGATATGTCCTCTGTTTCCTCATCACAGAACGATAGGGCGTCCTTGGGTACATAACTCCAAGTCCATTTCTCTCTTGTGATTGATATTTTAGTACGCTTGAATACAGGCTGTTGAGGGATGTCGACTCCGCCAATGATCATGTGaattacatgttgtggttcttctttctcatttttccttgCGTCTCTCTCCCTTAAATGATTCTTAGCCCGATCACTTAgaaattctcgaaggtggccTTCGTTGAACAATTGAGCCACCTCTTCCCTTAACTGCCGACAAACTTCTGTCCTATGGCCATGTGTACCGTGATATTTGCACATCAATCTCGGGTTTCTTTGGGAAGGATCGGTTTGTATGGGCCTGGGCCACTTGGTGTCTTTGACTTTTCCAGTAGCCGACAAAATTCCCTATGCATCCATGCTAAAGTTGTACTCTGATAACCGTGGTGCCTCTACGGGATCGACATGCCTATCGAACCCGTTTTTGCCTATGCGTCCCCAAGAACTTTGGCCCCGATCATTTCTCCGATCGTTCTGAGGAGCGTTTTGACCTGAACCGTGGTTCCTTCGATTGGCATATGGTTGATACCTTTCCTTGTTCGATCTTGATTCCCTGTTCGTATCTCTTGGGGGCTTGGCCATAAAACTGTTAGGATGAACCAAACCCAATGGGGCTCCTATTTGGTCATCCTCAACCCTGATTTTCGATTGGTAACGGTTGTGCACGTCCGACCATGTCAcaactggatactcgatcaagttctgcTTTAGTCGGCAAGAAGCAGTCGagcttcgctcgttcaaaccCTGCATAAAAACCTGTACCGCCAGTCGTCGgcgactggtggtagttccattcttTCCATCTGAAACCTGGACACGAACTCCTTTAACATTTCGTCGTTCCTTTGTTCTATTTTGAAGACATCCGATTCCTtgtggccacctttatggccccgacgTGAGCTTTAATGAAGGCATCTActaacatagcaaatgaatcaatagagttaggagTTAAGTTGTGGTACCAAATCATCGCTtcttttgagagtgtttccccaaactttttcaaCAGTACCGACTCGATTTCATCTTCATTCAAATCATTCCCCTTGATTCCACAAGTGTACGAGGTGATATGCTCATTGGGGTTGGTTATTCCATTATACTTGGGTATATCGAGCATGCGAAATTTCTTTGGGGCATCGGAGCTGCGCTCTGAGGGAACAATTTTTGCACGAACTTCGTGTCATCTAGACCTTTCAAAATAGGAGGTGCCTCTGGTATCTGGTCTACACGGGAGTTATAAGTCTCTACCTTCTTATCATtatcttcaattttcttttctacgACCTCGATCCTCTTAGTGAGCTCTTCGAGCATaattgtggggtcagtccccgagccgtTTTCATTAGACCTTTCTGGCATCGACTCAACACACTGACTGTTTTCATGTTCAGGTATGCTCGAGGTTTTATTTTGACTTTCGAGTTGAGCGATAGCGATTTGTTgatgatgggttttcaatgtcttggcCTTATGTttcttatattttgatgatctaacaaacttgttgtgaagaaccagataAAGAACCTGGCCCACAGGGTATACATTTCGTGTAACCTGGTCGAAGTTTGAAATCAGCAAATGGATGAACGACCATAGGGAGGAACACAACAAGGACCTGGTGATTTGGTTCCTCAGGGTTCTCCGACACAAGCACAAGACAGTGACTGTACGCAAACATTATAAAGAGaaacacaatagggacctggtctcttagggttctctgacagaagtacaagtcaaatgAACAGTTGGAACGTAGCAGAAGAAAATGACCATCTAGCAACTGtcacagaagaggaacacaactaggacctggtccgttggtgtgtcctgacagaagtacaaagtcAACTATCTAGCTGGAACACAACCACCCAGAAGTGGTTGTGCAGACAGTACAAcaatcacttctcattgggaagaagcgtacaccaagagttgacatcactatctattgtgatatcttttgtgataaaataacctggtgcaagacacaccattatttatgcattcagtgatattctctcaagcaacaATAATATTCGTctggcattgaagtcactggtgtgtcaagaataagaagacaactccactaaggatcagtttcttaatgagtttatgtacatctgtagttgagttgtaatcttgttatttattAGTCATTataattcctagtttgctttcttagaagcgttgtcttaggaacaaacaaaaattcgtaaacttctgagtttatgttgtgactagagatagtcataagtttaaagcctttgtaaccaggatagttatagagtggcttgtggtgggtgcatcacaagttagttgaagtctttgcaatagggtttttgcaaagtggcttgtaatagggagattgcgagttagtgaagttaaaggcctacaagagtaggtcgtgcttttttgatccccttgtgtgggatttttccacgtaaaaatcccttgccttctttactttcagtctttaCAACATTATAAGAATCATCTCACATAgaaccaggtactctatagtttggtggactcatataaactaacaattggtatcagagcgaggtttCTCCTATCAGGCTAATATCTAGGAAGGATCCTCTATGgttgctccaccaaattttgaagaaggacaatcaacctatagacctccCAGATTCAATGTTCAATACTATAGCTGGTGGAAAACCTGCATGCATGATTTTATGACGGTAGAAGATTCAGAACTGtgggacatcatttgtgatggtccactTGTTCCCATGAAAAAGCTTGAAGAAACAGGATCAATGGTGCCGAAAGGGAGAAAAAAGTACAGCGACATTGACAGAAAgctgtagaaaagaactatcgtgccaagaaaatcttgatgtgtggaataggacctgatgagtacaacagagtctcagcttgtgatactgccaaagaaatatgggaagctttacaaaccgcacacgaaggaactactcaggtcaaacaatccaagatcgacatgctcaccactgaatatgagctctttaggatgaaagatgatgaatccatacaagatatgcacaccagattcaccttcatcataaatgagcttcactcacttggagatgtcattcccagaaacaagcttgtaaggaaaatcctcagtgttctacctgggtcttgggaaagtaaggtaaatgccatcactgaagctaaagatctacaaactttgaccatggatgagttgattggtaatctgaagacatacgagatgaaaagaaagaaagacagtgaaagaagacagctcaaaggaaaagaacctggtacttaaGGCTGAAAGCAGCGActcaagtgatgaagatagtgacatggcctatcttactaagagatttcaaaagatggtttgaagaaatggtggtataccaaagtggggcagttcaagtaaaacaAGGAACAACGATATCTGTCACAGATGTGGAAAGTCAGGGCATTTCATCATAGACTGCCCACTCGCGAAACAGGAGCAATACAAGCAAAATCCTGACAAAGCAggaaaaggaacctggttccagatAAACGATTCAATCGAAAAAGTACTGCTGACAATATTGTTAAGCAGGCTCTTactgcttggggagactcctcgAGTGAATCCGAAAGGGAATCAGATGCAGAAAACAGTTCCATGATGGTAGTGAAAACTGAAGCAATGAAGTACGATTCATTGTTCGCGCTGATGGCTCagtcagatgatgatgatgaagacgatgaagacgatgaggtaaacttcagggattttcagagaaatctgaaatcctactcttctaagaagATAAGGTCTTTATCTAATGTCCTAATTGATGCCTATTATAGCCTTAtaaatgataaggagatcctgaccatagaactaggagaggccgaacaatctagagatgatctagtgGTCTGTGTAGTGGACTTAAATGAGATCGTAtctaatcttgaaaaagaaaaggaagccttgaatcaaagaataactagtgtggaaaatgagagagacgatctgatggtagtagttgttgatctaaaagaaacaTAGAAGGCCTTAAAAATTATAAACACACCTTAGGAGAAAAAATTGCATCTACTAAAGAAAAAAAGGATGACCTGTTAGTAATATGCACtgatctagaggaaaccattgagggactcaatagagaacataggaatGTAAGTCTTGGGAAAGTGAAGGAAATAGCTAGTGAGACTCACATCATGATTGAAAAGGAGTTAATTGTTGTGAAACCAATCTCTGTAGTGAACTCGAGAAGAATC comes from the Nicotiana sylvestris chromosome 4, ASM39365v2, whole genome shotgun sequence genome and includes:
- the LOC138890133 gene encoding uncharacterized protein, with product MRSSEVEASHEEHDIFRECLVGLEDGPDLDVSFIFDEACRLFKQVVVLHKKAFSKSRTDLARYEAELKKISKERDNLKTLYVKKEVEISDLRVKLAQAGQGRAEYVEKFYQKADSVAHLQEELKMKEVETLGWRQSMHNLASEKETLLEEQASLECQFQSVKEESLSRGRDIEELKAKSVAELAKRRSDAEVVMSSYRADAKAANDQAKEISSTTEVKLSNALDHARRQSRRATLEEVHNRGFDFSADIERAKILEEEAAALLSDENDSASGSESGGDEEEIPEDESLEDATPEDATAKDVTPK